One Erythrobacter aureus DNA segment encodes these proteins:
- a CDS encoding NYN domain-containing protein, with translation MADFEQRNIALLIDSDNASPAGIDPVLTVLAELGQVNIRRAYGNWRKTSLKGWIDLMHRYGIEPQQQFDMTKGKNATDMKMTIDAMDLLYRGRVHGFGIMSSDSDFMPLAMRIRQDGLPVYGFGGAKTPEAFRQACTRFIDVNALIRAEKEQNGKSGPSSDSNVLDQDLLDLLFDAYAASKRDENGFAKLAEVGQRAGNRSSFDTRNYGFARLTDLIEAIPNFSVERRANGQSFVKRLR, from the coding sequence ATGGCAGACTTCGAACAGCGCAACATCGCCCTCCTCATCGATTCCGACAATGCGAGCCCGGCCGGCATCGATCCGGTCCTCACCGTCCTGGCGGAACTCGGCCAGGTCAACATCCGCCGCGCCTACGGGAACTGGCGCAAGACCAGCCTCAAGGGGTGGATCGACCTGATGCACCGCTATGGCATAGAACCGCAGCAGCAGTTCGACATGACCAAGGGCAAGAACGCCACCGACATGAAGATGACCATCGACGCGATGGACCTGCTTTATCGCGGACGTGTCCACGGCTTCGGGATCATGAGTTCGGATAGCGATTTCATGCCACTCGCCATGCGCATCCGGCAGGATGGCCTCCCCGTCTACGGCTTCGGCGGCGCCAAGACCCCTGAGGCCTTCCGTCAGGCCTGCACGCGCTTCATCGACGTGAACGCCCTGATAAGGGCTGAAAAAGAACAGAATGGTAAAAGCGGGCCGAGCAGCGATTCCAACGTTCTCGACCAGGACTTGCTCGACTTGTTGTTCGATGCCTATGCCGCAAGCAAGCGTGACGAAAACGGTTTCGCGAAGCTGGCGGAAGTCGGCCAACGGGCAGGCAACCGGTCGAGTTTCGACACGCGCAATTACGGTTTCGCTCGGCTCACCGACCTTATCGAGGCTATCCCCAACTTTTCGGTCGAGCGCCGTGCCAACGGCCAGAGTTTCGTAAAACGGCTGCGCTGA
- the gyrA gene encoding DNA gyrase subunit A, with protein sequence MSNETDILDTPAPGGDDYARIDIVDEMKTSYLDYAMSVIVSRALPDVRDGLKPVHRRILFASQEGGFVAGRPYRKSAKIVGDVMGNYHPHGDSAIYDALARMTQDWSLRVPLVDGQGNFGSMDPDPPASMRYTEARLARVANALLDDLDKDTVDFTDNYDGSRKEPTVLPARFPNLLVNGAGGIAVGMATNIPPHNLGEVIDGCLAFIENPAITSEELFEIIPGPDFPTAPLILGKSGARAAYTTGRGSILMRARHEIETKGNRQAIVLSAIPYQVGKSGLVEKIAEAAKEKRIEGVSDIRDESSREGVRVVVDLKRDASPEVVLNQIWRYTPAQASFPANMLAIRGGRPEVLTLRDFVQAFIGFREEVIIRRTKFELNKARERAHILLGLVVAVSNLDEVVAMIRGSSNPADARAKLLAKEWPIGDIAQYIALVEAIEPNDEQTGGTYRLSERQVKAILDLRLHRLTALGRDEIGDELKELSFAIEEYLSILADRAKLYGVMREELVEIRNTYATPRITEIAPAWDGIEDEDLIEREEMVVTVTHGGYIKRTPLDAFRAQNRGGKGRSGMATKDEDAVVEMFVTSTHNPVLFFTNTGRVYRLKVWKLPEGGPQTKGRPMVNLLPLGDDERVTNVLPLPENEAEWAKLNIVFATEQGMVRRNSMDAFTNVPSNGKYAMGFVEGSGDRLIGVRLLTEDQEIFLASDAGKAIRFAASDARETKSRTGIGVRGMKLKDGEKVVSMAVLDAGERDTEVRDAYLRAADWKNNENAPTLDRDKITEMAEAEEFILTLTANGYGKISSAYEYRTTGRGGQGLTNIGEPSSNPNRNGHVVASFPVRHGMQLMLVTDQAKLIRLPLNFRHLIDGGFESHEGFSISGRGSSGVRIFNVAKGEQIVKAARIDENEEPENEAEEAVADEIADRGGFDKTEPYTTKHSDKNIDGEPGG encoded by the coding sequence TTGTCCAACGAAACCGACATCCTGGATACCCCCGCCCCCGGCGGAGATGATTACGCACGCATCGACATCGTCGATGAGATGAAGACGAGCTATCTCGATTACGCGATGAGCGTGATCGTCAGCCGCGCTTTGCCCGACGTGCGCGACGGTCTGAAGCCGGTCCACCGCCGCATTCTTTTCGCCAGCCAGGAAGGTGGTTTCGTCGCGGGGCGCCCCTATCGCAAAAGCGCGAAGATCGTCGGTGACGTGATGGGTAATTATCACCCGCACGGCGATTCCGCGATTTACGATGCACTTGCCCGCATGACGCAGGACTGGTCGCTGCGCGTGCCGCTGGTCGATGGCCAAGGGAACTTCGGTTCGATGGACCCCGATCCGCCCGCCAGCATGCGTTACACCGAGGCGCGGCTTGCCCGTGTTGCAAATGCCCTGCTCGACGATCTCGACAAGGATACTGTCGACTTCACCGACAATTACGACGGATCGCGGAAGGAACCGACCGTCCTTCCAGCCCGCTTCCCCAATTTGCTGGTCAACGGCGCCGGTGGGATCGCGGTCGGCATGGCGACCAATATCCCGCCACACAATCTCGGCGAAGTGATCGATGGCTGCCTTGCTTTCATCGAAAACCCGGCCATCACCTCGGAAGAGCTGTTCGAAATCATTCCGGGACCAGACTTCCCGACGGCTCCCCTGATACTCGGCAAGTCGGGCGCGCGCGCAGCGTATACCACGGGACGCGGTTCGATCCTGATGCGGGCGCGCCATGAGATCGAGACCAAGGGCAATCGGCAGGCGATCGTGCTGTCGGCGATCCCCTACCAGGTCGGCAAAAGCGGCTTGGTCGAGAAGATCGCCGAAGCGGCCAAGGAGAAGCGGATCGAGGGAGTCTCGGACATTCGCGACGAATCGAGTCGCGAAGGTGTGCGGGTCGTCGTCGATCTCAAACGCGATGCCTCGCCCGAAGTCGTGCTCAACCAGATTTGGCGTTACACGCCCGCGCAGGCGAGTTTTCCGGCCAATATGCTCGCCATCCGCGGCGGTCGACCGGAGGTTCTTACCCTTCGCGACTTCGTGCAGGCTTTTATCGGCTTCCGCGAGGAAGTCATCATTCGGCGTACCAAGTTCGAGCTTAACAAGGCGCGCGAACGGGCGCACATCTTGCTCGGCCTAGTAGTCGCCGTCTCGAACCTCGACGAGGTAGTGGCGATGATCCGCGGATCGTCCAACCCCGCCGATGCCCGCGCCAAGCTGCTCGCCAAGGAATGGCCGATCGGCGATATCGCGCAATATATCGCGCTGGTCGAAGCGATCGAACCGAATGACGAGCAGACCGGCGGCACCTATCGGCTGTCCGAACGTCAGGTGAAGGCCATTCTGGACCTGCGTCTCCACCGCCTGACGGCGCTGGGTCGGGATGAGATCGGCGATGAGCTCAAGGAACTCAGTTTCGCTATCGAGGAGTATCTCTCCATCCTGGCGGATCGCGCAAAGCTCTACGGCGTGATGCGCGAAGAACTCGTTGAAATCCGCAACACCTACGCGACCCCGCGCATCACCGAAATCGCACCGGCCTGGGACGGGATCGAGGATGAGGACCTGATCGAGCGCGAGGAAATGGTCGTGACGGTGACCCATGGCGGTTACATCAAACGCACCCCGCTGGACGCTTTCCGCGCACAGAACCGCGGCGGCAAGGGCCGCAGCGGGATGGCGACGAAGGATGAAGATGCCGTGGTCGAGATGTTCGTTACCTCGACGCACAACCCGGTGCTGTTCTTCACCAATACAGGCCGCGTTTATCGCCTGAAGGTCTGGAAACTGCCCGAAGGAGGCCCACAGACCAAGGGCCGCCCCATGGTCAACCTGCTGCCGCTGGGCGACGACGAACGCGTCACCAACGTCCTCCCCCTCCCCGAGAACGAAGCCGAATGGGCGAAGCTCAATATCGTCTTCGCGACCGAACAAGGCATGGTGCGTCGCAACTCGATGGATGCCTTCACCAACGTACCCAGCAACGGCAAATATGCGATGGGCTTCGTCGAGGGCAGCGGCGACCGCCTTATCGGCGTGCGTTTGCTGACCGAGGATCAGGAGATCTTTCTCGCTTCCGATGCGGGCAAGGCGATCCGCTTCGCTGCCAGCGACGCGCGCGAGACGAAAAGCCGCACCGGCATCGGGGTGCGCGGCATGAAACTGAAGGATGGGGAAAAGGTCGTCTCGATGGCCGTGCTCGACGCAGGCGAACGCGATACCGAGGTTCGCGATGCCTATCTGCGTGCGGCCGACTGGAAGAACAACGAGAACGCCCCGACGCTCGACCGGGATAAGATCACCGAAATGGCCGAGGCAGAGGAGTTCATTCTCACGCTGACCGCCAACGGTTATGGCAAGATTTCCTCCGCCTACGAATATCGTACGACCGGGCGTGGTGGCCAGGGCCTGACCAATATCGGCGAACCCTCGAGCAATCCAAACCGGAATGGCCATGTCGTGGCCAGTTTCCCGGTCCGTCATGGCATGCAGTTGATGCTGGTGACCGACCAGGCCAAACTGATCCGTCTGCCGCTCAATTTCCGCCATCTGATAGACGGCGGGTTCGAGAGCCATGAAGGCTTCTCGATTTCGGGCCGCGGGTCTTCGGGCGTGCGCATCTTCAATGTGGCGAAGGGCGAACAGATCGTCAAAGCGGCGAGGATCGACGAAAACGAGGAACCGGAAAACGAAGCCGAGGAAGCCGTGGCGGATGAGATCGCGGATCGTGGCGGCTTCGACAAGACCGAGCCCTACACCACCAAGCATTCGGACAAGAATATCGACGGGGAACCGGGCGGATGA
- a CDS encoding TauD/TfdA dioxygenase family protein: MSLTVEPSGKACGAYVTGLDLSHPPTDRLIAEIRSLLLEHKVLAFPGQSMSDDALEAFTLAMGGFGDDPFFKPIEGREHIAAILREADEQTPLFAENWHSDWSFLEHPPAGTCLLAVDIPPKGGDTLFADQAAAFAALPDQRKDYLRSLTAIHSAKLAYAPEGTYGERDEGRSMAIEPDESARATQLHPLVQRHPETGVECLYSTLGYIVGIEGMDQAEAIALLSDLAQWQARDAFVYRHRWEHDMLVMWDNRSVLHKATGGYEGYRRELHRTTIAAWSG, translated from the coding sequence ATGAGCCTGACGGTCGAGCCCAGTGGCAAGGCGTGCGGCGCGTATGTCACTGGGCTCGACCTGTCGCATCCGCCAACGGATCGGTTGATAGCGGAAATCCGCTCGCTCTTGCTCGAACACAAAGTGCTGGCCTTCCCCGGACAGTCGATGAGCGACGACGCGCTCGAGGCGTTCACGCTTGCAATGGGGGGCTTCGGCGATGACCCTTTCTTCAAGCCGATTGAAGGGCGCGAGCACATCGCCGCCATCCTGCGCGAGGCCGACGAACAGACGCCGCTATTCGCCGAGAATTGGCACAGTGACTGGAGCTTCCTCGAACATCCGCCCGCCGGAACCTGCCTTCTGGCGGTCGATATTCCGCCCAAGGGCGGCGATACGCTGTTCGCCGACCAGGCCGCCGCATTCGCTGCCCTGCCCGACCAGCGCAAGGACTACCTGCGCAGCCTGACCGCCATCCATAGTGCCAAGCTGGCCTACGCGCCTGAAGGCACCTATGGAGAACGCGACGAAGGGCGTTCCATGGCGATCGAACCGGATGAGAGCGCCCGCGCGACGCAACTCCATCCCTTGGTGCAGCGCCATCCCGAAACCGGGGTGGAGTGCCTCTATTCCACCCTTGGCTATATCGTCGGGATAGAAGGTATGGATCAGGCCGAAGCGATCGCGCTGCTATCCGACCTTGCGCAATGGCAGGCGCGCGACGCGTTCGTCTATCGCCACCGATGGGAACACGACATGCTGGTCATGTGGGACAATCGCTCGGTTCTGCACAAGGCGACCGGCGGATATGAGGGATATCGTCGCGAACTGCACCGGACCACGATTGCAGCCTGGAGCGGCTAA
- a CDS encoding lysoplasmalogenase, translating to MPHPALAKHRPWLLASLVAGVSYFFVSDDPIGGAWLMLWKGAGVAFLAIYAAFRGKGVDGLLIAAVLMFGAMGDVALELSFLGGGSLFAVGHVIAIGLYLRNRREHARGSQVMTAAALLLLTPVIAGLITYPVDNWHVATAYSGVVGAMAAAAWLSRFPRYRVGAGAVMFVVSDLLIFAGEAGALPRSVTEWLIWPLYYGGQFLIATGVVQTLRKDPTGTGA from the coding sequence ATGCCTCATCCCGCTCTTGCCAAACATCGTCCTTGGCTCCTCGCCAGCCTCGTTGCCGGAGTCAGCTATTTCTTCGTGTCCGATGATCCGATCGGCGGGGCCTGGCTTATGCTGTGGAAGGGCGCCGGTGTCGCCTTTCTGGCGATCTACGCGGCGTTTCGGGGCAAGGGCGTCGATGGTCTCCTGATCGCGGCCGTTCTTATGTTCGGCGCAATGGGCGATGTCGCTCTCGAACTCAGCTTCCTTGGCGGAGGCAGCCTGTTCGCCGTGGGGCATGTAATTGCCATCGGCCTCTACCTGCGCAATCGGCGCGAACATGCCAGAGGCAGTCAGGTGATGACGGCCGCCGCGCTTCTTCTCCTGACCCCGGTGATTGCCGGTTTGATTACCTATCCGGTGGATAACTGGCATGTCGCGACAGCCTATTCCGGGGTGGTCGGCGCAATGGCCGCAGCGGCATGGCTGAGCCGATTCCCGCGCTATCGAGTCGGGGCCGGTGCCGTCATGTTCGTGGTCAGCGATTTGCTGATTTTCGCCGGAGAGGCGGGGGCGCTACCGAGATCGGTCACCGAGTGGCTCATCTGGCCCCTTTACTATGGCGGGCAGTTCCTGATCGCCACCGGCGTCGTCCAGACCCTGCGCAAAGACCCGACCGGCACAGGGGCTTAG
- the trmFO gene encoding methylenetetrahydrofolate--tRNA-(uracil(54)-C(5))-methyltransferase (FADH(2)-oxidizing) TrmFO → MTHDIHIIGGGLAGSEAAWQLARVGCKVRLSEMRGGGEMTPAHQTDGLAELVCSNSFRSDDDTKNAVGLLHHEMRRLDSLIMRAGEVARVPAGSAMAVDRDVFSAEVQRTLEEHPNVTVVRERVDALPQDGLAIVATGPLTAQALADSIVRATGQDRLAFFDAIAPIVHRDSIDMSKCWIQSRWNKRTEASNEEGDYINCPMTKEQYLAFHQGLIDGEKTEFKQWEADTPYFDGCMPIEVMAARGVETLRYGPMKGVGLDNPYDTTDEHPQGRWPYAVVQLRQDNKLGTLWNMVGFQTKLKYGAQVELFRTIPGLENAEFARLGGLHRNTFINSPLVLDRQLRLRGSEHIRFAGQITGCEGYVESSAVGLMAGLMAAAELAGRDWTPPPRTTAFGALLSHITGDAEAATFQPMNVNFGLFPPLHDVGKKARKEAYTNRAKEDFGEWLAGMEAVPA, encoded by the coding sequence ATGACCCATGATATCCACATTATCGGCGGCGGCCTGGCCGGCAGCGAGGCCGCCTGGCAGCTCGCCCGGGTGGGCTGCAAGGTGCGTCTGTCCGAGATGCGCGGCGGCGGGGAGATGACGCCTGCCCACCAGACCGACGGGCTGGCCGAACTCGTCTGTTCGAACAGTTTCCGTTCGGACGATGATACCAAGAACGCAGTCGGCCTGCTGCATCACGAAATGCGCCGGCTCGACAGTCTCATCATGCGCGCCGGCGAAGTTGCGCGCGTTCCTGCTGGGTCGGCGATGGCGGTCGACCGCGATGTTTTTTCCGCCGAAGTCCAGCGGACGCTGGAGGAACATCCGAACGTCACAGTGGTGCGTGAACGGGTCGATGCGCTGCCCCAAGACGGTCTCGCCATCGTAGCGACCGGGCCGCTGACCGCACAAGCGCTGGCCGACAGCATCGTGCGCGCGACCGGGCAGGACCGACTTGCCTTCTTCGACGCGATCGCGCCGATCGTCCATCGCGACAGCATCGATATGAGCAAGTGCTGGATCCAGTCGCGCTGGAACAAGCGTACCGAAGCCAGCAATGAAGAGGGCGATTACATCAATTGCCCGATGACGAAGGAGCAATACCTCGCCTTCCATCAGGGCCTGATCGACGGCGAGAAGACCGAATTCAAGCAATGGGAGGCGGACACACCTTATTTCGACGGCTGCATGCCGATCGAGGTGATGGCCGCACGCGGGGTGGAGACGTTGCGCTACGGACCGATGAAGGGTGTCGGCCTCGACAATCCCTACGATACGACCGATGAGCATCCGCAGGGGCGCTGGCCCTATGCCGTGGTCCAGCTACGGCAGGATAACAAGCTCGGCACATTGTGGAACATGGTCGGCTTCCAGACCAAGCTGAAATACGGCGCGCAGGTGGAGCTGTTTCGCACCATCCCCGGGCTGGAGAATGCCGAATTCGCGCGGCTTGGCGGGCTGCATCGCAACACCTTCATCAACTCCCCACTGGTTCTCGACCGGCAATTGCGCCTGCGCGGTAGCGAACATATCCGCTTCGCCGGGCAGATCACGGGCTGCGAAGGCTATGTCGAAAGCTCCGCCGTGGGGCTGATGGCGGGCCTGATGGCGGCTGCGGAGCTGGCCGGGCGCGATTGGACGCCGCCACCGCGCACCACCGCCTTCGGCGCATTGTTGTCGCATATCACCGGGGATGCCGAGGCCGCCACCTTCCAGCCCATGAATGTCAATTTCGGCCTCTTTCCGCCGCTGCACGATGTCGGCAAAAAGGCTCGCAAGGAAGCCTATACCAACCGCGCCAAGGAGGATTTCGGCGAATGGCTGGCGGGGATGGAAGCCGTTCCGGCCTAG
- a CDS encoding EF-hand domain-containing protein, with translation MNRILLGGLVALALVGLGAFWWQGRAQIERGAPPPAPIETSDPLPEIPASDPGDLVGPAPPTATELTREQRRFFRYDRNRDWRITRTEMLSTRSDGFRKLDKDGNNLLDFEEWAAATVEKFESADADGDNQLTPGEFATTAPKPKKTRRCAC, from the coding sequence ATGAACCGGATATTGCTAGGAGGGTTGGTGGCGCTCGCGCTGGTCGGGCTTGGCGCCTTCTGGTGGCAGGGCAGGGCGCAGATCGAGCGCGGCGCGCCGCCGCCGGCACCGATCGAGACCAGCGATCCATTGCCCGAGATACCGGCCTCGGATCCGGGCGATTTGGTCGGCCCGGCGCCGCCAACGGCGACCGAGCTCACCAGGGAACAGCGCCGGTTCTTTCGCTATGATCGCAACCGCGATTGGCGGATTACGCGAACCGAGATGCTCTCGACCCGTTCCGATGGGTTCCGAAAGCTCGACAAGGACGGCAACAACCTGCTCGACTTCGAGGAATGGGCCGCGGCGACGGTCGAGAAATTCGAGAGCGCGGATGCCGATGGCGACAATCAGCTAACGCCGGGTGAATTCGCCACGACCGCGCCCAAGCCGAAAAAGACGCGGCGCTGCGCTTGCTAG
- a CDS encoding pyruvate dehydrogenase complex E1 component subunit beta produces the protein MAIELKMPALSPTMEEGTLAKWLKAEGDEIVAGDIIAEIETDKATMEFEAVDEGTLGKIMVEEGTEGVKVGTVIAMLAGEGEDVSDIEAPAEAAPVEDVPGEGKDVGREPSEAEIAKPARKVDVKDPEVPEGTSFVSTTVREALRDGMAEEMRQDERVFVMGEEVAEYQGAYKVTQGLLDEFGPKRVIDTPITEYGFAGIGTGAAMGGLRPIVEFMTFNFAMQAIDHIINSAAKTNYMSGGQMRCPVVFRGPNGAASRVGAQHSQNYGPWYASVPGLIVIAPYDAADAKGLMKAAIRCEDPVVFLENELVYGRSFDVPDVDDYVLPIGKARIMREGSDVTIVAYSIAVGLALEAAEELADEGIDAEVIDLRTLRPLDKEAILTSLAKTNRLVIAEEGWPTCSIAAEVMAICMEDGFDHLDAPVLRVCDEDVPLPYAANLEKLALIDTPRIVKAAKKVCYRD, from the coding sequence ATGGCTATCGAATTGAAGATGCCCGCGCTGTCGCCCACCATGGAAGAGGGCACGCTTGCCAAGTGGCTCAAGGCCGAAGGTGACGAGATCGTTGCCGGTGACATCATCGCCGAGATCGAAACCGACAAGGCGACGATGGAGTTCGAGGCGGTCGATGAAGGTACGCTCGGCAAGATCATGGTCGAGGAGGGCACCGAAGGGGTGAAGGTCGGCACGGTCATCGCCATGCTTGCGGGCGAGGGCGAGGATGTTTCCGATATCGAGGCGCCTGCGGAAGCTGCTCCCGTCGAGGACGTTCCGGGTGAGGGTAAGGATGTCGGGCGCGAGCCGAGCGAAGCCGAAATCGCCAAACCCGCACGCAAGGTCGATGTGAAAGACCCCGAGGTCCCCGAAGGCACGTCCTTCGTTTCCACGACCGTGCGCGAGGCTCTGCGTGACGGCATGGCTGAAGAAATGCGCCAGGACGAACGCGTCTTCGTGATGGGCGAGGAAGTCGCGGAATATCAGGGCGCCTATAAGGTGACCCAGGGCTTGCTCGACGAGTTCGGCCCCAAGCGCGTGATCGATACGCCGATCACCGAATACGGTTTTGCCGGTATCGGAACGGGTGCGGCCATGGGCGGCCTGCGGCCGATCGTCGAGTTCATGACCTTCAACTTCGCCATGCAGGCGATCGACCACATCATCAATTCGGCGGCCAAGACCAATTATATGTCGGGTGGCCAGATGCGCTGCCCGGTGGTTTTCCGCGGCCCTAACGGCGCGGCGAGCCGCGTCGGCGCGCAGCACAGCCAGAACTACGGCCCGTGGTACGCCAGCGTTCCCGGCCTGATCGTCATCGCGCCCTATGACGCAGCCGATGCCAAGGGTCTGATGAAGGCCGCCATCCGCTGTGAGGACCCGGTGGTCTTCCTTGAGAACGAGCTGGTCTATGGTCGCAGCTTCGACGTTCCCGATGTCGACGACTACGTCCTGCCGATTGGCAAGGCGCGGATCATGCGCGAAGGTTCGGACGTCACCATCGTCGCCTATTCCATCGCTGTGGGCCTCGCGCTCGAAGCTGCCGAGGAACTGGCAGACGAAGGGATCGATGCCGAAGTCATCGACCTGCGCACGCTACGCCCGCTCGACAAGGAGGCGATCCTCACCTCGCTTGCCAAGACCAATCGCCTTGTGATTGCGGAAGAAGGCTGGCCGACCTGCTCGATCGCGGCAGAGGTGATGGCCATTTGCATGGAGGACGGTTTCGACCATCTCGATGCGCCGGTTCTTCGGGTGTGCGACGAGGATGTGCCGTTGCCCTATGCCGCCAATCTGGAAAAGCTCGCGCTGATCGACACGCCGCGCATCGTGAAGGCGGCGAAGAAGGTCTGCTATCGCGACTGA
- the pdhA gene encoding pyruvate dehydrogenase (acetyl-transferring) E1 component subunit alpha: MAKAPRSKKKPAQSPAEDTDFVLHSLQDALEKKKRYDASHEQMLHFYEQMLLIRRFEERAGQLYGLGLIGGFCHLYIGQEAVAIGLQSALDGDKDSVITGYRDHGHMLAYGIDPKVIMAELTGREAGISKGKGGSMHMFSTEHKFYGGHGIVGAQVALGGGLALAHQYNSDGGLCLAYFGDGAANQGQVYETFNMASLWKLPIVFVVENNQYAMGTSTARSSAETEFYRRGTAFRIPGMDVNGMDVLEVRQAAEIAFKHVREGKGPVLMECNTYRYRGHSMSDPAKYRTREEVQDVREHKDPIEGLKKVLLENGSTEDELKAIDKDIRKTVTEAADFAENSPEPDASELYTDVLVEEY, encoded by the coding sequence TTGGCCAAAGCCCCTCGGAGCAAGAAAAAGCCCGCTCAGTCACCTGCTGAGGATACCGACTTCGTTCTCCATTCGTTGCAAGACGCACTGGAGAAGAAAAAGCGCTATGACGCGAGCCATGAGCAGATGCTTCACTTTTACGAGCAGATGCTGCTCATCAGACGGTTCGAGGAACGAGCCGGGCAGCTCTACGGGCTTGGTCTGATCGGCGGGTTCTGCCACCTCTACATTGGCCAGGAAGCCGTTGCCATTGGGCTCCAGTCGGCGCTCGACGGGGACAAGGACAGCGTCATCACCGGCTATCGCGACCATGGCCATATGCTTGCCTACGGCATCGATCCCAAGGTCATCATGGCCGAACTCACGGGACGCGAGGCGGGGATATCCAAGGGCAAGGGCGGGTCCATGCACATGTTCTCGACCGAACATAAGTTCTACGGCGGGCACGGCATCGTCGGCGCGCAGGTTGCGCTCGGCGGCGGACTCGCACTTGCGCACCAGTATAACAGCGATGGCGGTCTCTGCCTTGCCTATTTCGGCGATGGCGCGGCGAATCAGGGCCAGGTTTACGAGACCTTCAACATGGCGAGCCTGTGGAAGTTGCCGATCGTGTTCGTGGTCGAAAACAATCAGTACGCCATGGGCACAAGCACGGCACGGTCGAGCGCCGAAACCGAATTCTATCGCCGTGGCACCGCCTTCCGCATCCCGGGCATGGATGTGAATGGAATGGATGTTCTCGAAGTGCGTCAGGCGGCCGAAATCGCCTTCAAGCATGTGCGCGAGGGCAAGGGGCCTGTGCTCATGGAGTGCAACACCTATCGCTATCGCGGCCATTCCATGTCCGACCCGGCCAAATATCGCACCCGCGAGGAAGTGCAGGATGTGCGCGAACACAAGGACCCGATCGAAGGACTGAAGAAGGTGCTCCTCGAAAACGGTTCGACCGAGGACGAGCTCAAGGCAATCGACAAGGACATCCGCAAGACCGTGACCGAAGCCGCAGACTTTGCCGAGAATTCTCCCGAGCCGGACGCGTCCGAACTCTACACCGATGTCCTGGTGGAGGAGTATTGA
- a CDS encoding FtsB family cell division protein, producing the protein MQHAALAALLVMGGLAIAGPSGLLAWSENLRLLDQREAQLAQLEAEREALENRVALLHPDHADPDMVGELLRSQLNVVHPDEVVIKLED; encoded by the coding sequence ATGCAGCATGCTGCACTGGCGGCGCTGCTCGTCATGGGAGGTCTGGCGATTGCTGGCCCTTCCGGCTTGCTCGCCTGGAGTGAGAATTTGCGCTTGTTGGACCAGCGCGAAGCACAGCTCGCTCAGCTTGAGGCAGAGCGTGAGGCGCTGGAAAATCGCGTCGCCTTGCTGCACCCCGATCATGCCGATCCGGATATGGTGGGCGAATTGCTGCGTAGCCAGCTAAATGTGGTCCATCCCGACGAAGTGGTGATCAAGCTCGAGGATTGA